One genomic window of Leptospira perdikensis includes the following:
- a CDS encoding ATP-binding protein, whose amino-acid sequence MSNSLPHLDYFKAKELFATELKDANYQFVHEKEETLFRFRTEGASKDRILDCLGIVRNYIENFRIYNFEEGYLSIQTLGENLFEPQKNLTGKFRIRFSFKSDLKVECSKLGDFSTKEVQTILSLFQFLKAEGQAAKDPRILLHQLGAEVYDPQLEKAKGNDLGFDSVFGYDQVKAQILESLVFPLLKPEPFLEITKLTRQKPSPNLPRAVLFEGEPGVGKTSMAKIVSHLCGVPMVYVPIESILSKYYGESSQNLAMVFDAAALFPQCMLFLDEIDSLATSREDGLFEATRNLLSVLLRKLDGFADRSGTITIGATNRKRDLDSALLSRFDRKIYFPLPNQEERAKILEGYAKQLKLNDRQKLAEVLDGASGRNLKDYCDYVERRWITKNWEKPEGLHAPTISFYLESFPDFGWKR is encoded by the coding sequence ATGTCCAATTCCCTTCCCCATCTAGACTATTTTAAAGCCAAGGAGCTCTTTGCGACCGAACTGAAAGATGCCAACTACCAGTTCGTTCACGAAAAGGAAGAAACCTTATTTCGATTCCGGACTGAAGGTGCTAGTAAGGACCGAATTCTGGACTGTTTGGGAATTGTGCGAAATTATATCGAAAATTTTCGTATCTACAATTTTGAGGAAGGTTATTTGAGCATCCAAACCTTAGGGGAAAATTTGTTTGAGCCGCAGAAGAACCTAACCGGGAAATTTCGAATTCGTTTTTCTTTCAAATCTGATTTAAAAGTAGAATGTTCCAAACTAGGCGATTTTTCCACCAAAGAAGTCCAAACCATCTTGAGCCTCTTCCAATTTTTGAAAGCAGAAGGACAAGCCGCGAAAGATCCCCGCATTCTTCTGCACCAATTGGGAGCGGAAGTTTATGACCCCCAATTAGAAAAAGCAAAAGGAAATGATTTAGGTTTTGATTCTGTTTTTGGTTACGACCAAGTGAAGGCACAAATTTTAGAAAGTTTGGTTTTCCCTCTTTTGAAACCTGAACCCTTTTTGGAGATCACCAAACTCACCCGCCAAAAACCGAGTCCGAACCTTCCTCGTGCAGTTCTCTTTGAAGGGGAACCTGGTGTTGGAAAAACCAGTATGGCAAAAATTGTCTCCCATCTTTGTGGGGTTCCGATGGTCTATGTTCCCATTGAATCCATCTTAAGTAAATATTATGGAGAATCTTCCCAAAACCTGGCCATGGTCTTCGATGCGGCGGCCCTATTCCCACAATGTATGTTATTTTTGGATGAAATTGATTCCTTAGCCACTTCCAGAGAAGACGGACTCTTTGAAGCGACACGAAACCTTCTCAGTGTTCTTCTCCGTAAACTAGACGGGTTTGCCGACCGAAGTGGCACCATCACAATCGGTGCTACCAATCGCAAACGAGACCTTGATTCTGCACTTTTATCACGTTTTGACAGAAAGATCTATTTTCCTTTGCCAAACCAGGAAGAACGTGCCAAAATTTTGGAAGGATATGCCAAACAACTCAAACTGAATGACCGCCAAAAACTCGCAGAAGTCTTAGACGGAGCCTCTGGCAGAAACTTAAAAGACTACTGTGACTATGTAGAACGTCGTTGGATTACGAAAAATTGGGAAAAACCGGAAGGATTGCACGCACCGACCATTTCTTTTTATTTGGAATCCTTTCCGGATTTTGGATGGAAACGCTAA
- the fcpB gene encoding flagellar-coiling protein FcpB: MKIKLILPILLLNFGVFAQTGSSETGSTSAGIDSTQSGKSITETEKELDDNISEVNKRLRLHTVLFKMRVKTLPHRTVLYKGKPSADGERCEASDKQEAQENTCLHLEVFDFVGSEDGRSGRNLGAKFKKMELFFEGSNNADPDPRKEQPRNLTKIRTYIYQNNFLLEDKIISVIADVAPNGAAPHDDKIELFYQHDDYPVWGTPETPSEKGVGKYILSNVENTKSNPIRNNFKKQFYFKNLDYFDKLFTKLFDYNDRDSNKHYKKNVEALKSSLKY, from the coding sequence ATGAAAATAAAATTAATTCTCCCCATCCTTTTGCTCAACTTTGGGGTTTTCGCTCAAACTGGTAGCTCAGAAACAGGCTCAACTTCTGCAGGAATTGATTCCACTCAATCTGGTAAGTCCATCACTGAGACGGAAAAAGAACTAGATGATAATATCTCTGAAGTGAATAAACGACTTCGTTTACACACTGTTCTATTTAAAATGAGAGTGAAAACTCTTCCACATCGCACAGTCCTTTACAAAGGAAAACCTAGTGCTGATGGCGAAAGATGTGAAGCAAGTGATAAACAAGAAGCACAAGAAAACACTTGTTTGCATTTAGAAGTTTTTGACTTTGTTGGAAGTGAAGATGGAAGATCAGGAAGAAACCTGGGTGCCAAATTCAAAAAGATGGAACTCTTTTTTGAAGGTTCCAATAATGCAGATCCAGATCCAAGAAAAGAACAACCACGAAACCTAACAAAGATTAGAACTTACATCTATCAAAATAACTTTTTGTTAGAAGATAAAATCATCTCTGTAATTGCAGACGTTGCGCCAAATGGAGCAGCTCCACATGATGATAAAATTGAATTGTTCTACCAACATGATGACTATCCTGTTTGGGGAACTCCAGAAACTCCTTCTGAAAAAGGTGTTGGTAAATACATTCTCTCAAACGTAGAGAACACAAAATCAAACCCAATTAGAAACAATTTCAAAAAACAATTCTATTTCAAAAACTTGGACTACTTCGACAAACTGTTTACTAAACTTTTCGATTATAACGATAGAGATTCTAATAAACATTATAAGAAAAACGTAGAAGCATTGAAGAGTTCTTTAAAGTACTAA
- a CDS encoding RsmE family RNA methyltransferase, whose translation MNWILIYERELDTNKIIHLTGERHNHIQTILKKNTGETVQVVIPNLGNFLFKIQSTSENSTTLLKESLVPGVLKPLDINIFFSLPRPQTGKKLLHLSGAYGINSLYFYATETKNKEYWTSPVYNKDTLSYLETGLNQTGNSRLPSLHLERRMVWKSFLKSWSGKVMVLDREGQNFQFRDTVEKQLAQEKEILFLFGPESGWKPEDILFFKESGFPLLSLGKINLRTEFAYSALLHQLFLIRN comes from the coding sequence TTGAATTGGATCCTTATCTATGAAAGAGAATTAGATACTAACAAGATTATCCATCTAACAGGAGAGAGGCATAATCATATCCAAACCATTCTGAAGAAAAATACAGGGGAAACAGTTCAGGTAGTCATTCCTAATTTGGGAAATTTTTTATTTAAAATCCAATCAACTTCTGAAAATTCAACAACTTTGCTCAAAGAAAGTTTGGTTCCTGGTGTTTTGAAACCTTTAGACATCAATATTTTCTTTTCCCTCCCTAGGCCACAAACAGGGAAAAAACTTTTGCATTTGAGCGGTGCTTACGGAATCAACTCACTTTATTTTTATGCGACGGAAACAAAAAATAAAGAATATTGGACTTCCCCGGTTTACAACAAAGATACTCTTTCTTATTTAGAGACCGGACTAAACCAAACAGGAAATAGTCGACTCCCCTCTCTCCATCTAGAGAGAAGAATGGTTTGGAAATCATTTCTTAAGTCTTGGTCTGGAAAAGTTATGGTTTTAGATCGCGAAGGTCAGAATTTCCAATTTAGGGATACTGTAGAAAAGCAGCTCGCTCAAGAAAAAGAAATTCTGTTTCTGTTTGGGCCAGAGTCCGGATGGAAACCTGAGGATATTTTATTTTTTAAAGAGAGTGGATTTCCGCTTTTGAGTTTGGGTAAAATCAACCTCAGAACTGAATTTGCCTATTCGGCCCTTTTGCATCAATTGTTTCTAATTAGAAACTAA
- a CDS encoding O-acetylhomoserine aminocarboxypropyltransferase/cysteine synthase family protein, translating into MPRNFKPETIALHGGQEPDPTTTSRAVPLYQTTSYVFKDTDHAARLFGLQEFGNIYTRLMNPTTDVLEKRVAALEGGVAALATASGQSAETLALLNIVEAGQEIVASSSLYGGTYNLLHYTFPKLGIKVHFVDQSDPENFRKASNEKTRAFYAETLGNPKLDTLDIAAVSKVAKEVGVPLVIDNTMPSPYLVNPIKHGADIVVHSLTKFLGGHGTSIGGIIIDAGTFNWGNGKFKNFTEPDPSYHGLKFWDVFGKFEPFGGVNIAFILKARVQGLRDLGPAISPFNAWQILQGVETLPLRMERHSSNALKVAEFLQKHPKVEWVNYPGLSTDKTHAIAKKYHERGLFGAIVGFEIKGGVEKAKKFIDGLELFSLLANIGDAKSLAIHPASTTHQQLTGAEQISAGVTPGFVRLSVGLENIDDILVDLEEALKNI; encoded by the coding sequence ATGCCACGTAATTTTAAACCAGAAACCATCGCACTCCACGGAGGACAAGAACCAGACCCGACGACAACATCGCGTGCTGTGCCTTTGTACCAAACCACATCTTATGTATTCAAAGATACTGACCATGCAGCAAGACTTTTCGGCCTCCAAGAATTTGGAAATATCTATACAAGACTGATGAACCCAACCACAGACGTTTTAGAAAAACGTGTGGCCGCTTTGGAAGGTGGTGTGGCAGCTCTAGCAACAGCTTCTGGCCAAAGTGCGGAGACGTTGGCACTTCTAAACATTGTAGAAGCAGGACAAGAAATTGTGGCCTCATCCTCTCTTTATGGCGGAACTTACAACCTACTCCATTATACATTTCCAAAATTGGGAATCAAAGTACACTTTGTAGACCAATCGGATCCAGAAAATTTTCGCAAAGCATCCAATGAAAAGACTAGAGCTTTTTATGCTGAAACTTTAGGAAATCCTAAACTTGATACACTCGATATTGCAGCTGTCAGTAAAGTTGCAAAAGAAGTGGGAGTTCCTCTAGTGATTGATAATACAATGCCTTCTCCTTATTTAGTGAACCCAATCAAACATGGAGCAGACATCGTTGTCCACTCTCTCACTAAATTTTTAGGCGGTCATGGAACTTCAATAGGAGGGATCATCATCGATGCAGGTACCTTCAACTGGGGAAATGGAAAATTTAAAAACTTCACGGAACCAGATCCATCATACCATGGTTTAAAATTCTGGGATGTGTTTGGAAAATTTGAGCCTTTCGGTGGAGTGAATATTGCTTTTATTTTGAAAGCTAGAGTGCAAGGCCTTAGGGATCTTGGCCCAGCAATTTCTCCTTTCAACGCATGGCAAATTCTACAAGGTGTGGAAACTCTCCCACTCCGTATGGAACGACATTCCAGCAATGCCCTAAAAGTGGCAGAGTTTTTGCAAAAACACCCCAAGGTGGAATGGGTCAATTATCCAGGACTTTCTACAGACAAAACACATGCGATAGCCAAAAAATACCATGAACGTGGACTCTTTGGTGCGATCGTAGGTTTTGAAATCAAAGGTGGAGTGGAAAAGGCAAAAAAATTCATCGATGGACTCGAACTTTTTAGCCTTCTCGCTAACATTGGTGATGCGAAATCGCTCGCCATTCACCCTGCGTCCACAACTCACCAGCAGTTGACAGGAGCCGAACAAATTTCTGCGGGAGTCACTCCTGGATTTGTTCGTTTGAGTGTAGGACTTGAAAACATCGATGACATTCTGGTAGACTTGGAAGAGGCATTAAAAAATATCTGA
- the metX gene encoding homoserine O-acetyltransferase MetX yields the protein MPTSEQNEFSHGSVGVVCTQIIQFDSLTLEGGETITPLEIAYETYGTLNDKKDNAILVCHALSGDAHAAGFHEGDKRPGYWDFYIGPGKAFDTNRYFIISSNVIGGCKGSSGPLTTNGKNGKPFQSTFPFVSIGDMVNAQEKLVSHFGINKLFAVAGGSMGGMQALQWSVAYPDRLKNCIVMASSSEHSAQQIAFNEVGRQAILSDPNWNQGLYSQDNRPSKGLALARMMGHITYLSDEMMREKFGRKPPKGNIQSTDFAVGSYLIYQGESFVDRFDANSYIYVTKALDHFSLGTGKELTKVLSKVRCRFLVVAYTSDWLYPPYQSEEIVKSLEVNAVPVSFVELNNPAGHDSFLLPSEQQDSILRDFLSSTDEGVFL from the coding sequence ATGCCTACCTCCGAACAGAATGAGTTTTCCCACGGATCCGTAGGCGTAGTATGCACTCAAATCATTCAATTTGATTCTTTGACCTTAGAGGGGGGTGAAACCATCACTCCTCTCGAAATTGCCTATGAAACTTACGGCACATTAAACGATAAAAAAGACAACGCAATTCTTGTTTGCCATGCTCTTTCTGGTGACGCCCATGCTGCCGGTTTTCATGAAGGTGATAAACGCCCCGGTTATTGGGATTTTTATATCGGTCCAGGAAAAGCCTTTGATACCAATCGTTACTTTATCATTTCCTCCAATGTGATCGGAGGTTGTAAGGGTTCTAGTGGGCCACTCACGACTAACGGGAAAAATGGGAAACCATTCCAATCCACTTTTCCTTTTGTTTCCATTGGCGACATGGTCAATGCACAAGAAAAATTAGTTAGCCATTTCGGAATTAACAAACTATTTGCAGTTGCAGGTGGATCCATGGGGGGAATGCAAGCCTTACAATGGTCAGTTGCTTACCCTGACCGTTTGAAAAATTGTATTGTGATGGCATCTTCTTCCGAACACTCTGCACAACAAATTGCTTTTAATGAAGTGGGAAGACAGGCCATACTCTCCGATCCTAATTGGAACCAAGGTTTATACTCTCAAGATAATCGACCGTCCAAAGGACTTGCCCTTGCCCGGATGATGGGACACATTACATACTTAAGTGATGAAATGATGAGAGAAAAATTTGGTCGTAAACCTCCCAAAGGTAATATCCAATCTACAGATTTTGCTGTAGGAAGTTATTTGATTTACCAGGGAGAGTCCTTTGTGGACCGTTTCGATGCAAACTCATACATTTATGTTACAAAAGCTTTAGATCATTTTAGTTTGGGTACAGGTAAGGAACTCACCAAAGTTCTATCGAAAGTTAGGTGTCGATTTTTAGTAGTCGCTTATACGTCTGACTGGTTGTATCCACCGTATCAATCGGAAGAAATTGTAAAGTCCCTAGAAGTCAATGCGGTACCAGTTAGTTTTGTAGAACTTAACAATCCTGCTGGACATGATAGTTTTTTATTACCAAGTGAACAACAGGATTCTATACTTAGAGATTTTTTAAGTTCTACTGACGAAGGAGTTTTCCTTTGA
- the metW gene encoding methionine biosynthesis protein MetW translates to MNIHTNEALGLDLKNRPDISYIANLVKPGERVLDLGCGYGELMLILKNKGVRVQGIEKDDKCIIQCVKKSLYVHHGDIDDGLKHHLDHSFDFVILNQTIQQTLNPGEIIKECLRIGKQVIIVFPNFSHWQIRSSILLSGKTPVTELMPFHWYDTPNLHYLSGKDFEDFCDFERIKVLHRAFFNQTRQIKLFPNLFATLALFVIRA, encoded by the coding sequence TTGAATATTCATACGAATGAAGCCCTCGGTTTAGATCTAAAAAACAGACCAGATATATCTTACATTGCCAATTTGGTCAAACCAGGTGAAAGAGTTTTGGATCTCGGTTGTGGGTATGGCGAACTTATGTTAATCCTAAAAAACAAAGGGGTTCGTGTTCAAGGAATTGAAAAGGATGATAAATGTATCATCCAATGTGTTAAAAAGAGTTTATATGTTCATCATGGTGATATTGATGATGGTTTGAAACACCATTTAGATCATAGCTTTGATTTTGTAATCCTCAACCAAACCATACAACAAACATTAAATCCAGGTGAAATCATTAAAGAATGTTTACGAATTGGAAAACAGGTCATCATTGTATTTCCAAATTTTTCTCATTGGCAAATTCGTTCTTCTATCCTTCTCAGCGGAAAGACACCTGTGACAGAGCTTATGCCTTTTCATTGGTATGATACACCGAACTTACACTACTTATCAGGAAAAGACTTTGAGGATTTTTGTGACTTCGAACGAATCAAAGTTTTACACCGGGCTTTTTTCAATCAAACTAGACAAATCAAACTATTTCCCAACTTATTTGCAACATTGGCTTTGTTTGTGATTCGTGCCTAA
- a CDS encoding DUF1566 domain-containing protein, which translates to MTRFVEEWIVAHPRPFTIRGTVTGLNNSPLVVRSPTDGSYTTVPTNGSFALSVYASPKYIQLDFPTQPADVHCMVWDRGIWTGDGFINAKITCPFVRTVVNGKTLLWDRCTYGSSWNPDGTSIGVGKGDCSVGSPQSLSFCTVAEGYNASTNPNACNSGNNSLLVNVGQVYTSCLARTVSSSYLRTFWRLPFYQEMFSVIRCSATNTGVITGEDGCASVGDMTKYAGATADPILFPNAQAARYWSSQTFQALGDQQTYMVDFNIGNQSYEFKDATGFVRCVSEL; encoded by the coding sequence ATGACTCGATTTGTCGAGGAATGGATCGTAGCTCACCCGCGTCCATTCACAATTCGAGGAACGGTGACTGGACTTAACAATTCACCTTTGGTTGTTCGCTCTCCAACTGATGGAAGTTATACGACTGTTCCTACCAATGGCTCTTTTGCCTTATCTGTGTATGCCTCTCCTAAATACATCCAACTTGATTTTCCCACACAACCTGCAGACGTACATTGTATGGTTTGGGATCGTGGTATCTGGACGGGTGATGGTTTTATCAACGCTAAAATTACCTGTCCCTTTGTTCGAACCGTTGTGAATGGCAAAACTTTGCTTTGGGATAGATGTACTTATGGGTCTTCTTGGAATCCGGATGGGACAAGTATTGGTGTTGGTAAAGGCGATTGTTCTGTGGGTTCTCCACAATCCCTTAGTTTTTGTACTGTAGCAGAAGGTTACAATGCTTCCACAAATCCTAATGCTTGTAATAGTGGGAACAACTCTTTGTTAGTCAATGTAGGGCAGGTTTATACTTCTTGTTTGGCTCGTACAGTTTCTTCTTCTTATCTACGAACTTTCTGGCGTCTCCCATTTTACCAAGAGATGTTTTCTGTGATTCGCTGTAGTGCTACCAATACTGGTGTAATTACTGGTGAAGATGGCTGTGCCTCTGTTGGAGATATGACAAAATATGCAGGGGCAACTGCAGATCCCATTCTATTTCCAAATGCACAGGCGGCTAGATATTGGAGTTCACAAACATTTCAGGCGTTGGGCGATCAGCAAACTTATATGGTCGACTTCAATATCGGAAACCAATCGTATGAATTTAAAGATGCCACCGGTTTTGTTCGGTGTGTCTCTGAGTTATAA
- the ilvA gene encoding threonine ammonia-lyase IlvA — MNLDIDSAYNVIQSIVLKTPLQFHTKLSESFGAHIYIKREDLQVVRSYKIRGAYNLIQSLNSEERKQGVVCASAGNHAQGVAFSCKLLNLHGVIYMPGVTPKQKINQVKMFGGDWIEIVLVGDTFDECQLVALEFARANKKVFIPPFDHVKIMEGQGTVAKEILEEESNIDYVFVPVGGGGLCAGVGSYFKSHSPNTKIIGVEPLGAPSMSEALKQGKPVTLEKIQKFVDGASVKKVGDLTFPICKEVLADMLLVPEGKVSSTLLKLYNEDAIVAEPAGALSISALEQYVDQIRGKKVVCILSGGNNDIDRMQEVKERSLLYEGLKHYFIVRFAQRPGALKQFVNEILGPTDDIVRFEFIQKNNKESGPALIGIELKSRDDFRTLLERMDAFHLNYTLVNQDENLFEYLI; from the coding sequence ATGAATTTAGATATTGATTCCGCCTACAATGTGATCCAATCGATTGTTTTGAAAACTCCTCTTCAATTTCATACAAAACTATCAGAAAGTTTTGGTGCTCATATTTATATCAAAAGAGAGGACTTACAAGTAGTTCGTTCTTATAAAATTCGAGGAGCCTACAACTTAATTCAAAGTTTGAATTCAGAAGAAAGGAAACAAGGTGTGGTTTGTGCGAGTGCAGGCAATCATGCACAAGGGGTCGCTTTTTCTTGTAAACTGTTGAATCTCCATGGAGTGATTTATATGCCAGGTGTCACTCCTAAACAGAAAATCAATCAGGTAAAGATGTTTGGTGGGGACTGGATCGAAATTGTCCTTGTGGGCGATACCTTTGACGAATGTCAATTGGTTGCTCTTGAATTTGCTCGTGCTAATAAGAAGGTATTCATTCCTCCTTTTGACCATGTTAAAATTATGGAAGGTCAAGGTACTGTTGCCAAAGAAATTTTAGAAGAAGAATCTAATATTGATTATGTGTTTGTTCCAGTTGGAGGCGGGGGGCTCTGTGCCGGAGTTGGAAGTTATTTTAAAAGCCATTCTCCAAATACTAAGATTATTGGTGTGGAACCCTTGGGTGCTCCATCTATGTCGGAAGCCCTCAAACAAGGGAAACCTGTGACTTTGGAAAAAATTCAAAAGTTTGTGGATGGAGCCTCTGTTAAAAAGGTAGGAGATCTCACTTTCCCAATTTGTAAAGAAGTGTTGGCTGATATGTTGCTTGTTCCAGAAGGAAAGGTAAGTTCTACTCTTCTAAAACTATACAATGAAGATGCAATCGTAGCAGAACCTGCTGGAGCTCTTAGTATTTCGGCTCTTGAGCAATATGTAGATCAAATTCGCGGTAAAAAGGTCGTTTGTATCCTGAGTGGAGGAAACAACGACATTGATCGGATGCAGGAAGTTAAGGAACGTTCCCTTTTGTATGAAGGCCTAAAACATTATTTTATCGTAAGGTTTGCTCAAAGACCCGGAGCCCTTAAACAATTTGTAAACGAGATTCTTGGACCAACCGATGATATCGTCCGGTTTGAATTCATTCAAAAAAATAATAAAGAATCAGGCCCGGCATTGATTGGGATAGAATTAAAATCTAGGGATGATTTCCGAACTTTGTTGGAAAGGATGGATGCCTTCCATCTCAATTACACTTTGGTCAACCAAGATGAAAATCTTTTTGAATATTTAATCTAG
- a CDS encoding flagellin, whose product MIINHNVSAIFAHRTLKSNDANLSKDIEKLSSGMRINKAGDDASGLAVSEKMRTQIAGLRRAEQNTEDGMSLIQTAEGYLQETHEIVQRVRVLAVQAANGIYSEEDRQQIQVEVSQLVDEIDRIASQAEFNKMKLLTGAFARLNPTASMWFHIGANMHQRERVYIETMNTAALGLRNPTVLTFISLSTAGKANSVIGLCDDALRVISKQRADLGAYYNRMEHAAKGLMNAYENTQASESRIRDTDMAEQMTSFTRYQILTQAATSMLAQANMKSQSVMRLLQ is encoded by the coding sequence ATGATTATCAACCACAACGTAAGTGCGATCTTTGCACACAGAACTTTGAAGTCTAACGACGCGAACCTGAGCAAAGATATCGAAAAGTTGTCTTCTGGTATGCGTATTAACAAAGCCGGAGATGACGCATCTGGACTTGCAGTGTCTGAGAAAATGAGAACTCAGATTGCTGGTCTTCGACGTGCAGAACAGAATACTGAAGATGGTATGTCCCTCATTCAAACGGCGGAAGGATATCTTCAAGAAACACACGAAATCGTTCAACGTGTTCGTGTACTCGCGGTGCAAGCTGCGAACGGTATCTACTCGGAAGAAGATAGACAACAGATCCAAGTCGAGGTTTCACAGCTAGTGGACGAGATCGATCGTATTGCTTCTCAAGCAGAATTCAACAAAATGAAACTGCTTACAGGAGCTTTTGCTCGTCTCAACCCAACTGCTAGTATGTGGTTCCATATTGGAGCTAACATGCACCAAAGAGAGCGCGTGTACATTGAAACAATGAACACTGCGGCATTGGGATTAAGAAACCCTACGGTTCTTACTTTCATCTCTCTTTCGACTGCAGGTAAAGCAAACTCCGTAATCGGACTTTGTGATGATGCCCTAAGAGTGATCTCTAAACAAAGAGCTGACCTTGGTGCTTATTACAACCGTATGGAGCATGCTGCGAAAGGACTTATGAATGCTTATGAAAACACACAAGCTTCTGAGTCTCGTATCCGTGATACTGACATGGCTGAACAAATGACCAGCTTCACGAGATACCAAATCTTAACTCAGGCTGCAACATCAATGCTTGCGCAAGCAAACATGAAGTCTCAGTCAGTGATGAGATTGCTCCAGTAA
- the ispH gene encoding 4-hydroxy-3-methylbut-2-enyl diphosphate reductase, with protein sequence MLETIYLANPRGFCAGVKYAISYVETAFQENPETPLYVRKEIVHNQRVVEEMKKKGIRFISELSEVPDGATVVFSAHGVSPEVVKEATERKMKIGDATCPLVTRVHKKARNIKDSHQIIYIAHRGHDEAIGTMGEAEMFLVESPEDVENLKGKITKDKPLTYLMQTTLSVADTKSIVKKIEEVFPYVEHPQKDDICYATTERQEAVQSMLESVDAMLVIGAENSSNSVRLCQLAKKTRPDSFQISRKEDVNPDHIKNSKIKILGITAGASSPQVLVDEIVGEILKHFPDAKVSLFPASREDTMSFRLPKELLKQY encoded by the coding sequence GTGTTAGAGACCATTTATTTAGCGAACCCCCGAGGATTTTGTGCCGGAGTGAAATATGCCATCTCCTATGTGGAAACGGCTTTTCAGGAAAATCCTGAGACCCCTCTTTACGTTCGCAAAGAAATTGTCCATAACCAAAGAGTTGTAGAAGAGATGAAGAAAAAAGGAATCCGCTTCATTAGTGAACTCTCAGAAGTCCCCGATGGAGCTACCGTTGTATTCTCCGCTCACGGAGTTTCCCCCGAAGTGGTAAAGGAAGCCACAGAAAGGAAAATGAAAATTGGGGATGCCACCTGCCCCCTAGTGACAAGGGTACATAAAAAAGCCCGAAATATCAAAGACTCACACCAAATCATATACATTGCCCACAGGGGTCATGACGAAGCCATCGGGACCATGGGAGAGGCGGAGATGTTTTTAGTGGAATCTCCGGAAGATGTAGAAAACCTAAAAGGTAAAATTACAAAAGACAAACCTCTTACTTATCTTATGCAAACCACACTTTCTGTAGCGGATACAAAGAGTATCGTAAAAAAAATCGAAGAAGTTTTCCCTTATGTAGAACACCCACAAAAAGATGATATTTGTTATGCGACGACAGAAAGACAGGAAGCAGTTCAATCTATGTTGGAATCAGTAGATGCTATGCTTGTGATTGGAGCTGAAAACTCATCCAACTCTGTAAGACTTTGCCAATTGGCCAAAAAAACAAGACCTGACAGCTTTCAAATTTCACGGAAGGAAGACGTGAATCCCGATCACATTAAAAATTCCAAAATTAAAATACTTGGAATTACGGCTGGTGCCTCTAGCCCCCAAGTCCTTGTAGACGAAATTGTCGGGGAAATTTTGAAACACTTTCCCGATGCCAAAGTATCCCTCTTTCCTGCAAGCAGAGAAGATACTATGAGTTTCAGACTGCCCAAAGAACTTCTCAAACAATACTAG